The Vibrio gazogenes DNA segment TGACGACGCAGTAACTTGGCGATATCCCGATAATCTTGTAGTAACCCCGGTCCGCGTCGGGAATGAATTCTGGCTCTGAGTACACGTGAAAATCCGGTGGCTAGCGGTGTCAAAAGCAGCATGAATAGAGCCTGACCAAATGCAAGCACCATCCAGCTCATCTCAGGCATATGTAGTTCAGGCATCATTTCACTCCTGATTCAAACGGAATAATAAGTAACACAATCAGTGCTATCACAATGTAGAGACAGTAGATTCGAAAATCCCCGCCCTGTAGCTTTCTTCCCCAGTCACCGAGCTTCAACGCCGCATCACAACAAGGTCGAACTAAGAATCGGTCAAATACCGGCTCAACAGCCGCTGCTGAAATGGTCGCCTGCTGGTAGGTTCGTTTCATCCAGCCAGACGGGTCGAGCAAGATCCGTAAACGATAGATCGGGGAGAACATATAGCGCAGGGGTTGCGTAAATCCGCTCGCAGAAACCGTCATGCGTTGTTCATAAGCATATCCGCACGCCCATGGATGGCCTTGATGACGTCGTTCGAGACGATGCTTCTTAAACAGAGACAAGACCAAAAACGGGACAATCAACAGGACAATCAAACTGATGGTAATGATCGGTGTCGAAAGAATGGCCTGCGTGGTTGAGACCGGATGAAGTGCCATTCCCTGCTGGACATCAATCGGGGTGATTGCCAGCGTGTTGGTGGCAACGTCAGAAATGTAAGGCGAAATCCACGGAGAGCCGACACCAAGAATCACACACAGCAAAGCAAGAAATCCCGTGCCAACAAGCATCGACCATCCGACTTCTCGTGCCTGACTACCTATTTTGGTTCGTGGCGCTCCGGTAAAGCAGATACCATAAACTTTCACAAAACACATACATGCCAAAGCCCCGGTTATCGCCAGCATGACAACAGCGCCGAGTCCTGCGGTCACCATCAAGACATGATGTTGCTGACTCATTTGAAACAAAGATTGATAAATAAACCATTCACTGACAAACCCATTGAGTGGCGGTAATGCAGAAATCGCCATGGTGCCAATCAAGAAAGTGATTGCGGTATAAGGCATCAGCTTGCCTAGCCCTCCCATGCTTTCCATATCTTTGGTATGAACCTGAGAGATGACCGAGCCGGCACCAAGGAAAAGTAAGCCTTTGAACACCGCATGATTGAGCAGATGATAAAGCCCGCCCAGCAAACCTAAAGCCGCAAGAACCGGATGACCGGATGCTGTCCCGATCATTGCCACACCGACCCCCATTAAGATAATGCCGACATTCTCCACGGTGTGATAGGCGAGCAAGCGTTTGATATCATGCTCTGCCAGTGCATACATGACGCCCAGCACGGAGGAGAAAGCGCCAAAGGCGAGCACCAGATATCCCCACCAGACTTCTGCACCACCGAGAAAAACAAGTCCGACTTTAATGATGCCGAACACACCAATTTTAACCATCACACCAGACATCAGTGCCGATGCATGCGAAGGAGCGGCAGGGTGCGCCTGAGGCAACCAGCTATGTAACGTGATCATGCCGGCTTTTGCCCCAAAGCCAAAGAATGCCAGTAAGAAGATGACTGACGACTCCCACGCGGGTAAGGACAGATGGGAAAAATCAGTGAAATTGAGCGTTCCGGCGGCTCGGTAAAGCATAAAGAAGGCAATCATGATCAGCACAGAACCGGCATGGGCAATGAGAAAATACTGCAAGCCCGCACGAATACTTTTTTCACTCTGCTCAACCAACACCAGAAAGTAGGATGCCAGAGACATCATTTCAAAAAAGACGATGAAGTAAAATGCATTATCTGCCACAACTAACGCGACCATCGACGCGACGAACAGATTGAGGAAAAGACTGATCCCCCATGCTCCTTTGCCCTGATACTCTTTCATGTAATGTAAGCCGTATATAGAGGCAGCAATGACAATCAGAGAAATAACCAGCACCATAAATGCCGCTAATCCGTCAAAACGAATGAGTAATTGCGCAAAAGGGAAAGGACTAAAAAGCTGTGCCTGCCACACCTGATGGCTGACCAACGCATACCCAGCGCTGATCGCACCGGAAATTCCCCCAACCGTGGAACACAGACTTGCAAGAGAGACACAAAAAGATTCTCGTCGAGAATTGCCAAATAAGGCCACAACACAGGCGATGAGATAACATCCCATCGATAAAGCCAACAGCGATAAAGGACTCATCATGTTATTTCTCCATATCCACAATCGGTGAGCTGTTGGCCGTCACTTCTCGCTTGAGCTTGCGGGCACGCTCTGTGGCTTCATCACTCACCAACACAATTGCCTCAGTCGGGCAGACTTCCATACAGGCGGGCCCTTCCTCTCTGAATTCACATAAGTCACATTTCACCGCGATACTTTTAACCCCCGGTTCCCAAGCCAAGAGATCATGCCCAAATGTTTGGGGCACAGAAGTCGATGGATTGCTGGAACGTGGTGTTGACGGTATATACGTGTCATAACTATTGGCATGAGAAACCGGACGACTCCCATCCAGTGCTATCGCACCAAACGGACAAGCCACCGCGCACAATGTGCATCCGACACAAATGGATTCATTCAGAAAGATCCGATCAGCCTCTTTGGTGATTGCCTGAACCGGACAGACCGTTGCGCACGGTGCATCTTCACAATGACGACACATGACCGGAACCGTTGTATCGTTATTTTTCACCACAGTCAGACGCGGGTGACTTTGCAATCCGACTTTCTGGTGAACATCAGAACAGGCAGCCATGCATGTTTGACATCCGATACACTTCTTAGGATCGGCAACTACAAATTTTTTCATAGCATCCCCTGACAGCTAAATAATCAACTCAGGGGGCAATAACCATGCCATTCGTATTAATTTGTTTTTTATTTATTATAAATCAATTATTTAAATAAAAATAAGGTTTAAAAATCCCTATATCGTAAACGAATCATCCACCCAATTAATCACGCTCGACACTTCGTCTCGACACTATTGACGAAGTACGAGCAAGCCGAAAAATGGCATAAAAAAAGAGGTTGGCATCGCCAACCTCTTATGAATCTTCAGACTTGTTTTCTTTATGGTTTTAGTCGTTGTCTTGCGGCTCAAACAGATCCTGATGCAGTTTCTGGATGACACTTTTTGCGTCGTCAGCATCAACAAGAAAACACAGATTATGATCACTGGCGCCATAACAAATCATACGCATGTTGTAATCGCCCAGCGTGCTGAACACCTTTTTGGCATAACCTTTGGTCTCCATATGGTTCCCGATCAAAGCCACCAGGCTCAGATTTCGTTCGACTTCAATATGAGCGAGTTCTTCCAACTCTGCTCGGGCAGCCGCAGGAAGCTCTGGCGCACCACCAGCTGTGTCCGTTTTATCCAGCGTGATCGAGACACTAATCTCTGATGTGGTAATCAAATCGACTGAGATCTTATGCTTGGCCAGAATTTCAAAAACTTTGGCCAAAAAGCCATATGCGTGGAACATTTTAGCACTGCGAATCGTCACCATGGTTTGATTGGCCCGTAATGCCAACGCGCGGAAATAAGGCGAGTTTTCAACACGTTTCCGAATCCATGTCCCCCCTTTCTCCGGCTCTTTCGATGAACCGACAAAAACGGGAATCCCGTGCCGAAGCGCAGGCAGCAACGTTGAAGGGTGTAAGATTTTTGCGCCAAAGTTTGCCATTTCTGAAGCTTCATTGAAGCTAATTTCAGGAATCGGGGCAGCGTTAGGCACAATGCGTGGATCCGTGGTATAAATTCCGGGAACATCCGTCCAGATTTCCAGCCCGGATGCCTGAACCGCTTCTGCAATCAGTGCCGCTGAGTAGTCACTCCCACCGCGGCCCAACGTGGTTGTATTACCCTGCTCATCCGAACCGATGAATCCCTGTGTTACCACCAGCTGTTTTTTACACAATGGTGCCAGTTTCTCTTTCGCTTGCATGCCCGTAACTTCGACTTGTGGTTCGGCCCTGCCATAGTAACCATCGGTGCGTAATACATCACGAATATCAAATCTGACGGCATCGATACCGCGTTCTTTGAGAACCTGAGTCAGAATATGCGTTGAGATTAATTCACCACAGGCAACCAAATGATCGGTCAGCTTATTACTGGTCTGAAACGATGCCGCGTCCGCGAGACTCGTCACCGTGTCAAGAATCGCCTGTACTGCTTCTTTGACTGAGTCTTGTTCTTGCAATGATTCAATAATTGAAAAATGAATATCAGCTAATTGTTCTAAGATAGAGGTACGTCTTTCTGCATCCTGAACACCGTTGGCAAGTTCAACCAGCAGATTTGTCACACCAGAACAGGCACTACTGACAACAAGCTTGGTGTCCGGATTACTTTCGATGACGGCAGCACAACGACTCATTGCTTCGAAGTTTGCCACGCTTGTTCCGCCAAATTTGGCGACATTGAATGCACTCACGGCATTTCTCCCACGACTTCCTAAAATAAAAAATGTTGTGTTGGGTAACCAACGTCCAATGTTCGAAGAGAGTATTTCTAGAGCAAAAATAGAGGCGATTCGATGAGAGTAGACCTCAGAAGCTCTTCATCAGTTAGCACTGATGACAGTTGACGGGATTCAGCCCATTCACCCGACAATCCAAATCCACAACTCTGGACCGTCTCGGCACTACTCCCCCTGAATATTCTGTCTTGGAGTTGAGGCTCCACAGAATACCTGCCTGGGCAGTGCTCCTCTTCTGCTTAATAGCCTAGGTATTGAACGTTTTTGTCCTATCAATGTCAATGACAAATTGAACCAAGCAGGTCAATTTTTATCCAAACCATCAGATTGCAGAAAAATTTACGACTAGACTTGTGTCGGATAGCTTTCCTCACCAATAAGCGTTAGCCTGATAACTTGCCGAACAGCGTCAATGAAAGGAGTCAGCTTGTGACTGTACACAGTTTTTTCCCACCGCAAAGAACACTCATGGGCCCCGGCCCGTCTGATATTCATCCTCGGGTTTTACAGGCCTTAAGCCGACCGACAATCGGGCACCTTGACCCGTTATTTATTCAAATGATGGATGAATTGAAGTCTCTCCTACAATATGCATTTCAGACCGAAAATGAATTTACAATTGCGATTTCGGCCCCCGGCAGTGCCGGAATGGAAGCCTGTTTCGTTAATTTACTTGAGCCGGGAGACAAGGTAATCGTCTGCCGAAACGGCGTTTTTGGCGAACGAATGCGGGAAAATGTGGTGCGCTGTGGGGCCAACGCAGTGCTGGTGGATAACGCATGGGGAGAAAGTGTATCCGTTGAAAAAGTCGAACAGGCCATTCAAGAACATCCGGATGCGAAAGTATTAGCGTTTGTCCATGCCGAGACTTCAACCGGAGCACTCAGTGATGCGAAAGCGCTAGGCCATTTAGCCAAGCAGTACGGTTTGTTGACCATCGTGGATGCAGTCACTTCACTAGGTGGCGTCCCTTTAGCGGTGGATGAATGGCAACTCGACGCGGTTTACTCAGGGAGCCAAAAGTGTCTTTCCTGTGTTCCCGGTCTCTCTCCTCTGACATTTTCCCAGGCGGCAATTGAAACCATTAAAGCTCGTAAGACCCCGG contains these protein-coding regions:
- a CDS encoding pyridoxal-phosphate-dependent aminotransferase family protein; the protein is MTVHSFFPPQRTLMGPGPSDIHPRVLQALSRPTIGHLDPLFIQMMDELKSLLQYAFQTENEFTIAISAPGSAGMEACFVNLLEPGDKVIVCRNGVFGERMRENVVRCGANAVLVDNAWGESVSVEKVEQAIQEHPDAKVLAFVHAETSTGALSDAKALGHLAKQYGLLTIVDAVTSLGGVPLAVDEWQLDAVYSGSQKCLSCVPGLSPLTFSQAAIETIKARKTPVQSWFLDQTLVMGYWSGQQKRSYHHTAPVNTLYALHESLVLLQEESLASSWHRHQQMHQQLKQGLEQLGLTFVVEASERLPQLNTVRIPEGIDDAWVRNYLLHQYNLEIGAGLGQFAGNAWRIGLMGYSARPENIALCLKALEDALTQSRQ
- the lysC gene encoding lysine-sensitive aspartokinase 3, which translates into the protein MSAFNVAKFGGTSVANFEAMSRCAAVIESNPDTKLVVSSACSGVTNLLVELANGVQDAERRTSILEQLADIHFSIIESLQEQDSVKEAVQAILDTVTSLADAASFQTSNKLTDHLVACGELISTHILTQVLKERGIDAVRFDIRDVLRTDGYYGRAEPQVEVTGMQAKEKLAPLCKKQLVVTQGFIGSDEQGNTTTLGRGGSDYSAALIAEAVQASGLEIWTDVPGIYTTDPRIVPNAAPIPEISFNEASEMANFGAKILHPSTLLPALRHGIPVFVGSSKEPEKGGTWIRKRVENSPYFRALALRANQTMVTIRSAKMFHAYGFLAKVFEILAKHKISVDLITTSEISVSITLDKTDTAGGAPELPAAARAELEELAHIEVERNLSLVALIGNHMETKGYAKKVFSTLGDYNMRMICYGASDHNLCFLVDADDAKSVIQKLHQDLFEPQDND
- a CDS encoding 4Fe-4S dicluster domain-containing protein, yielding MKKFVVADPKKCIGCQTCMAACSDVHQKVGLQSHPRLTVVKNNDTTVPVMCRHCEDAPCATVCPVQAITKEADRIFLNESICVGCTLCAVACPFGAIALDGSRPVSHANSYDTYIPSTPRSSNPSTSVPQTFGHDLLAWEPGVKSIAVKCDLCEFREEGPACMEVCPTEAIVLVSDEATERARKLKREVTANSSPIVDMEK
- the hyfB gene encoding hydrogenase 4 subunit B, with amino-acid sequence MMSPLSLLALSMGCYLIACVVALFGNSRRESFCVSLASLCSTVGGISGAISAGYALVSHQVWQAQLFSPFPFAQLLIRFDGLAAFMVLVISLIVIAASIYGLHYMKEYQGKGAWGISLFLNLFVASMVALVVADNAFYFIVFFEMMSLASYFLVLVEQSEKSIRAGLQYFLIAHAGSVLIMIAFFMLYRAAGTLNFTDFSHLSLPAWESSVIFLLAFFGFGAKAGMITLHSWLPQAHPAAPSHASALMSGVMVKIGVFGIIKVGLVFLGGAEVWWGYLVLAFGAFSSVLGVMYALAEHDIKRLLAYHTVENVGIILMGVGVAMIGTASGHPVLAALGLLGGLYHLLNHAVFKGLLFLGAGSVISQVHTKDMESMGGLGKLMPYTAITFLIGTMAISALPPLNGFVSEWFIYQSLFQMSQQHHVLMVTAGLGAVVMLAITGALACMCFVKVYGICFTGAPRTKIGSQAREVGWSMLVGTGFLALLCVILGVGSPWISPYISDVATNTLAITPIDVQQGMALHPVSTTQAILSTPIITISLIVLLIVPFLVLSLFKKHRLERRHQGHPWACGYAYEQRMTVSASGFTQPLRYMFSPIYRLRILLDPSGWMKRTYQQATISAAAVEPVFDRFLVRPCCDAALKLGDWGRKLQGGDFRIYCLYIVIALIVLLIIPFESGVK